In a single window of the Gossypium hirsutum isolate 1008001.06 chromosome D02, Gossypium_hirsutum_v2.1, whole genome shotgun sequence genome:
- the LOC107909622 gene encoding chaperone protein dnaJ 16 isoform X1, with translation MPPHRSKSEKNDGMAKQLRRDPYEVLGVSRNSTDQEIKSAYRKMALKYHPDKNGNDPVAADMFKEVTFSYNILSDPDKRHQYDTAGFEAVEAENQELELDLSSLGAVNTMFAALFSKLGVPIKTTVSATVLEEALNGVVTIQTLLLGQPVSRKVEKQCAHFYSVEITEEEARDGFVCRVQSSDKSKFKLLYFDLEENGGLSLALQEDSAKTGKVTSAGMYFLGFPVYRLDQTVNSVAAAKDPDTAFFKKLDGFQPCEITELKPGTHFFAVYGDNFFKSVSYTIEAICTAPFIEEKENLRAVEAEILSKRVELSKFETEYREVLAQFTEMTTRYTKEMQEIDELLKQRNEIHASYTMIPPSKRSSSRSRSKGVSREAKEGEVRDRKHSTRDRTKKKRWYNIHLKIDKRKQPC, from the exons ATGCCGCCACATCGATCCAAGTCGGAGAAAAACGACGGAATGGCGAAGCAGCTTCGTCGAGATCCCTATGAGGTACTTGGAGTCTCGAGGAACTCTACGGATCAGGAAATCAAGAGCGCGTATCGAAAAATGGCTCTCAA GTACCATCCTGATAAGAATGGAAATGATCCTGTTGCAGCTGATATGTTCAAGGAGGTCACATTTTCTTACAATATATTGTCTGATCCAGATAAAAGACACCAGTATGATACAGCTGGTTTTGAG GCTGTTGAAGCTGAAAACCAAGAATTGGAACTAGATCTTTCAAGCTTGGGGGCTGTGAACACCATGTTTGCTGCACTTTTTAG TAAACTCGGTGTGCCTATTAAGACCACTGTATCTGCGACTGTCTTGGAGGAGGCACTTAATGGTGTGGTCACCATCCAGACACTTCTGCTGGGGCAACCTGTTTCTAGGAAG GTTGAAAAACAATGTGCTCACTTCTACTCTGTCGAAATAACAGAAGAGGAAGCAAGAGATGGGTTTGTTTGCCGAGTACAATCATCTGATAAAAGCAAGTTCAAG CTATTGTATTTTGATCTGGAAGAGAATGGTGGATTAAGCCTTGCACTGCAG GAGGACAGTGCAAAAACAGGAAAAGTTACATCTGCCGGAATGTATTTTCTTGGCTTCCCTGTCTATCGCTTGGATCAAACAGTCAACTCA GTTGCTGCTGCAAAGGATCCAGATACAGCTTTCTTCAAAAAACTGGATGGATTTCAACCATGTGAAATAACTGAATTAAAACCGGGCACACATTTTTTTGCTGTTTATG GTGACAACTTTTTCAAGAGTGTAAGCTACACTATAGAAGCTATTTGTACGGCCCCTTTCATAGAGGAAAAAGAGAACCTTAGAGCTGTGGAAGCTGAGATTCTCTCCAAAAGGGTGGAACTGTCAAAGTTTGAAACTGAATACAGAGAG GTCCTGGCACAATTTACAGAGATGACAACCAGATACACAAAGGAAATGCAAGAG ATTGATGAGCTTCTCAAACAAAGGAATGAGATTCATGCTTCCTACACGATGATTCCTCCAAGTAAGAGAAGTTCAAGTAGGAGCAGGAGTAAGGGTGTCTCCAGGGAGGCCAAAGAAGGTGAAGTGAGAGACAGGAAACATTCTACGAGGGATAGAACTAAGAAGAAGAGATGGTATAATATCCACTTAAAAATTGACAAGAGAAAGCAGCCATGCTGA
- the LOC107909622 gene encoding chaperone protein dnaJ 16 isoform X2 — translation MPPHRSKSEKNDGMAKQLRRDPYEVLGVSRNSTDQEIKSAYRKMALKYHPDKNGNDPVAADMFKEVTFSYNILSDPDKRHQYDTAGFEAVEAENQELELDLSSLGAVNTMFAALFSKLGVPIKTTVSATVLEEALNGVVTIQTLLLGQPVSRKVEKQCAHFYSVEITEEEARDGFVCRVQSSDKSKFKLLYFDLEENGGLSLALQEDSAKTGKVTSAGMYFLGFPVYRLDQTVNSVAAAKDPDTAFFKKLDGFQPCDNFFKSVSYTIEAICTAPFIEEKENLRAVEAEILSKRVELSKFETEYREVLAQFTEMTTRYTKEMQEIDELLKQRNEIHASYTMIPPSKRSSSRSRSKGVSREAKEGEVRDRKHSTRDRTKKKRWYNIHLKIDKRKQPC, via the exons ATGCCGCCACATCGATCCAAGTCGGAGAAAAACGACGGAATGGCGAAGCAGCTTCGTCGAGATCCCTATGAGGTACTTGGAGTCTCGAGGAACTCTACGGATCAGGAAATCAAGAGCGCGTATCGAAAAATGGCTCTCAA GTACCATCCTGATAAGAATGGAAATGATCCTGTTGCAGCTGATATGTTCAAGGAGGTCACATTTTCTTACAATATATTGTCTGATCCAGATAAAAGACACCAGTATGATACAGCTGGTTTTGAG GCTGTTGAAGCTGAAAACCAAGAATTGGAACTAGATCTTTCAAGCTTGGGGGCTGTGAACACCATGTTTGCTGCACTTTTTAG TAAACTCGGTGTGCCTATTAAGACCACTGTATCTGCGACTGTCTTGGAGGAGGCACTTAATGGTGTGGTCACCATCCAGACACTTCTGCTGGGGCAACCTGTTTCTAGGAAG GTTGAAAAACAATGTGCTCACTTCTACTCTGTCGAAATAACAGAAGAGGAAGCAAGAGATGGGTTTGTTTGCCGAGTACAATCATCTGATAAAAGCAAGTTCAAG CTATTGTATTTTGATCTGGAAGAGAATGGTGGATTAAGCCTTGCACTGCAG GAGGACAGTGCAAAAACAGGAAAAGTTACATCTGCCGGAATGTATTTTCTTGGCTTCCCTGTCTATCGCTTGGATCAAACAGTCAACTCA GTTGCTGCTGCAAAGGATCCAGATACAGCTTTCTTCAAAAAACTGGATGGATTTCAACCAT GTGACAACTTTTTCAAGAGTGTAAGCTACACTATAGAAGCTATTTGTACGGCCCCTTTCATAGAGGAAAAAGAGAACCTTAGAGCTGTGGAAGCTGAGATTCTCTCCAAAAGGGTGGAACTGTCAAAGTTTGAAACTGAATACAGAGAG GTCCTGGCACAATTTACAGAGATGACAACCAGATACACAAAGGAAATGCAAGAG ATTGATGAGCTTCTCAAACAAAGGAATGAGATTCATGCTTCCTACACGATGATTCCTCCAAGTAAGAGAAGTTCAAGTAGGAGCAGGAGTAAGGGTGTCTCCAGGGAGGCCAAAGAAGGTGAAGTGAGAGACAGGAAACATTCTACGAGGGATAGAACTAAGAAGAAGAGATGGTATAATATCCACTTAAAAATTGACAAGAGAAAGCAGCCATGCTGA